The following proteins are encoded in a genomic region of Arachis stenosperma cultivar V10309 chromosome 4, arast.V10309.gnm1.PFL2, whole genome shotgun sequence:
- the LOC130975767 gene encoding uncharacterized protein LOC130975767 — translation MADEHSRAPSDVNPQEILAINEALKAENQRMAELLRQMEHNHAKGERKNAEQEEDNNEHSSETKQTTPKTTKTIVKRTNPFTKSVMNFKMPENLTLPSTLKPYNGIGDPNVHVTKFYTMMFMNKESDPILCRTFPTFLDGAALIWFSNLPEGSISSFDELADQFINHFAASKIYVHNSDYLSTIKQGPNESLKDYMTRFAEATNEIPNLNPEVHLHALKSGLRPGKFQESIVIAKPRTLAEFREKATTQIEVEELRALRRAEKPTQNREEDRRSRHPANRTDQRPFRLTPKFDTYTPFNTKREDIVKDILHSKLIKPPSRAGTYQDQRHVDKSKYCAFHQKHGHTTDDCVIAKDVLEKLARQGLLDKYVDTRSQRKNTESLGHQQKTIDNP, via the coding sequence ATGGCAGACGAACACAGCCGCGCTCCCTCCGACGTCAACCCACAGGAGATATTAGCAATTAATGAGGCCCTCAAGGCCGAGAACCAAAGGATGGCCGAGCTCCTGCGTCAGATGGAGCACAATCACGCGAAAGGCGAACGCAAAAATGCCGAACAAGAGGAAGACAACAACGAGCACTCCTCCGAGACCAAGCAAACCACACCCAAAACGACAAAAACCATAGTCAAAAGAACCAACCCTTTCACAAAATCGGTCATGAACTTCAAAATGCCCGAAAACCTTACACTACCGTCAACCTTAAAACCTTACAACGGAATAGGAGATCCAAATGTCCACGTAACCAAATTCTACACTATGATGTTCATGAATAAGGAATCCGACCCTATTTTATGCCGAACCTTCCCGACCTTCTTAGACGGAGCCGCACTCATCTGGTTTTCCAATTTACCCGAAGGCTCCATCTCAAGTTTTGACGAGTTGGCCGACCAATTCATCAACCACTTCGCTGCCTCAAAAATCTACGTCCATAACTCAGACTACCTGAGCACAATTAAACAGGGACCAAACGAAAGTCTAAAAGACTACATGACCAGATTCGCAGAAGCAACTAATGAGATACCCAACCTGAACCCCGAAGTCCATCTCCATGCCCTGAAAAGCGGCCTCCGCCCTGGGAAATTCCAAGAATCCATTGTCATAGCAAAACCTAGAACCCTGGCCGAATTCCGAGAAAAGGCTACAACCCAAATTGAAGTAGAGGAACTTCGAGCACTCAGAAGAGCAGAAAAACCCACACAAAACAGGGAGGAAGACAGGCGAAGCAGACACCCAGCCAACAGGACAGATCAAAGGCCATTCAGACTAACACCCAAGTTCGACACATACACTCCCTTTAACACAAAAAGAGAGGACATAGTGAAGGATATACTACACTCCAAACTCATCAAACCACCAAGCAGGGCCGGCACCTACCAGGACCAGAGACACGTGGACAAATCAAAGTACTGTGCTTTCCATCAAAAACACGGCCACACGACGGACGATTGCGTGATAGCAAAGGACGTGCTTGAAAAGTTAGCACGCCAGGGGCTGCTGGACAAATACGTCGATACACGAAGTCAAAGGAAAAACACCGAAAGCCTCGGTCACCAACAAAAAACAATCGACAACCCCTGA